The Bacteroidia bacterium sequence ATAGCCCTAAAAAACAACCAAGAACTTAATCTCATTTTGCAAGAAATTGAAATAAGTAAAAATGAGATTAAAGCACGTAAAGGAGAATATCTACCTTATATCCACTTAAATGTCGAAAGCAGTGTAGAAAAAGCCGCGCGTTATACTCGAAATGGTGCCGTAGAGCATAGTACCTTCATCAAGTCAGAAACGCATATTCCTGAACCTCTTACTGATATTGGTTTATCTGCACTTACAACTTGGGAAGTAGATATTTGGAAAAAACTTCGTAATGCCAAAAAAGCTGCACAACTAAGGTACTTAGCTACTGTACAAGGTAAAAACTTTATGGTTACACAGTTGGTAGCTGAAATAGCAGAAGCTTACTACGAACTTATTGCTTTAGACAACTGGATAGAAACTATTGAACAAAACATTGCTATTCAATTTAACAGTTTAAAGATGATAAACCAACAAAAGGAAGCAGCTAAAGTTACACAATTAGCAGTCAATCGGTTTGAAGCACAGCTCTTAAATACTAAAAACCTACTGTATGACCTTAAACAAAAACGCATACAAACTGAAAACAAAATCAATTTTTTATTAGGTAGATTTCCTCAACCTATTGATAGACCCAAAGTTTCTATTTGGGACATTGATTTAAAGCCTATTCAAGCAGGGATACCTGCACAACTACTTCAAAATCGCCCAGATATCCAACAAAGGGAATTAGAGTTGGCAGCAGCTAAATTAGATGTCAAAATAGCCAAAGCAAATTTTTATCCTTCTTTACGGATTACTTCAAGTATAGGTTCTCAAGGGTTTAGTCCCGAATTAGCTTTTAGACCCGAAGGAATTTTATTCGGACTTGCAAGTGAGTTGCTTGGTCCTTTGGTCAATAGAAACGTTTTAGTGGCTAATTACAAAACGGCTACTGCCAAACAATTACAGGCTATAATCAGGTATGAGCAAACAGTGTTAAGTGCGTATATTGAGGTGATAAATCAATTAGCTCAGGTAGATAACTACACTCAAAGCTTTGAAACAAAGCAGAAGCAAGTAGAGATTTTGACCCAATCTATTCAGGTAGCTAATAATTTGTTTAATGCAGCACGTGCAGATTATGTAGAAGTTCTTTTGACTCAACGAGAAGCTCTAGAAGCCAAAATTGAGTTAATTGAGATTAAACTCAAACAAATAAAAGCATTTATTCACTTATACAGAGCCTTAGGGGGAGGTTGGCGATAAGGTTTTTGATGTATTACGTATTCTGCTAGGACTGTACACAAAAAGTTGGGATTAGAAAAAGCCTCAAATAATGAAATTTAACGATATTACAGCTACGAATTAATTTATGATTAGTTTTAAATTCTTTGAGTATGCCTTTGTAAGCTTTTGCCCACAAGGTCGGCGTGCTTCAAGCTACTTGCGGAATGCCCCCCCGAGCTCTTACGTTAGAAGGGATACGCCCAAAAAATAAAACAAGCTATTTTAGAGAACTAAAATTATTTTTCCAAGTCAAATTCTTGGGCAAGCTGCCGAAGTTTCTCTTGAAGTTCTTCATTGTCAGCCACATTTTTGGCTTTTTGATAAAAAATTTTTGCTTTTTCTATATTTTCTTCAGTTCCTTGTCCAATAGCATACATAAGAGCAAGCATGTATAGTGCATAAGGTTCTTGCTCCGCTGCAGCTTGTTCAAAATAGTTCAATGCCTTTTGATAGTCTTGGTTCTTTCCGTAAATCCCTTCATAATACAACATTCCTACTGTGGTCAGAGCAGGTGGAAAGCCTTGCTGCACAGCCTTCTCATAATACTCCACAGCCTTAGAAATATCTTGTTTGACGCCCTTACCTTCTTCATAGCATACGCCTAAATCATAAATGGCAGGTAAATAGCCGTAGTTTGCTGCTTTTTGGTAGTATTCTATGGCTTTGTCCATGTTTTTTGAAACTACTTGCCCTTGTTCGTAAAACGTTCCAATAGCATACAAAGCGTCAGCAAAATTATTTTTAGCGGCTTTTTTGTACCATTCCAAAGCTAATTTCAAATTTTTTTCTACTCCTAAGCCTTCTTCGTAACATATACCTAGATTGTATTGAGCTAAATCAAAACCTTGTTCTGCGGCTTGCCTGTACCAATATACCGCAGTTGAAGGATTCTTTGATACGCCCTTTCCATACAAATAGCAGTCTGCTAATGCGTTTTGCCCCATAGGATTGCCCAATAGAGCAGATTTTCTGTACCACGTTATTGCTTTTTCTTCATCTTTGGGGACTACGATACCTAACTCGTAATACGTTCCTAAGTTGTACATACCTGCGGCATCGCCTAAGTCTGCTGCTTTTTGATACCAATTGAAAGCCGCTAAACTATCCTTTTTGGTACCTAAACCATTTTGTAGCATGTACGCATAATTGACTGCACCTGTACTACTGCCTTGCTCTGCGGCTTTGCGGTACCAGTAGCATGCTTTTTCAAAATTTTGGGGCATATCCTTGCCTTCCATGTAAATATCCCCTAGAACCACTTGGGCTTCAATATCTCCAAGTTCAGCTTGTTTTTGTACTGTCAGTACATCAATCGTTTGGGCAAAAGATAACGCGCTCAAAAGCATTATTAAAACCAAAGCTTGCATACTTTTACAAAGGTACGGCATTTTAGTAAAATGGGCGATAGAACTATCCCCATAGTTCTCGGGCAGCTTTGGATAAACTTTCTCTGTGTTCAGGATGGGCTATTGCAATCAATGCTTTGGCACGTTGCTCTAAATTTTTACCATACAAATAAGCAACTCCATATTCTGTAACTACATAATGCACGTGCGCGCGGGTAGTTACAACTCCTGCACCTGGCTTTAAGGTTGCTACAATGCGTGATTCACCCTTTGAAGTTACAGAAGGTAAAGCAATGATAGGTTTTCCTCCTTCAGACAAAGATGCCCCGCGAATAAAGTCCATTTGCCCACCTACACCCGAGTACATTTTTGTACCAATAGAATCTGCACAAACTTGACCCGTTAAATCTACCTCAATAGCGCTATTGATAGCCGTTACCTTAGGGTTTCGCCGAATATTTGCAGTATCATTTACATACTGACTATCTAACATCAAAATACTAGGATTATCATGAATAAAGTCTAATAATCGCTGCGAACCTAGCGCAAAACCTGCTACAATTTTATTCCTGTGAGTTACTTTATGTTCACCTGTAATAACTCCTCTTTCTACCAAGTCAATAATACCGTCTGAAAACATTTCTGTATGTACTCCTAAACCTTTGTGATGAATAAGTGATTTCAAAACTGCGTTAGGGATAGCACCTATACCCATTTGTAGAGTAGCGCCATCTTCTACTAAGTTAGCTATGTGCTCACCTATTTTTTGTTCAATTTCATTAGGTTCCGCAGGTTGATGAGTTATTAAAGGTTCATTGACTTCTACCCCAAAATGTATCCTGCTATGATGAATAACTCCATCCCCGAAGGTACGCGGCATTTGCGGATTTACTTGGGCAATTACATATTTAGCGGTTTGAACGGCTGCTAAGGTTACATCTACCGAAGGACCTAGAGAGCAATTTCCATGTTTATCAGGGGGCGAAACTTGTATCAGGGCGACGTCTAAGGGTAAAATATTTCTGCGAAACAGCAGCGGTACTTCACTCAAAAAAATAGGTACATAGTCTGCTCGGTGAGTAGGGATAGCATCTCTTGTATTTTTTGCGATAAAAAAAACGTTTGTATAGAAACTTTGCCCATACTCAGGGCGAGTATAACTGGCATCTCCTTCTGTGTGAATATGGACAATTTCTACATTTCGTAGTCTATCGGCTTGGGCTACCATACCTTTGATGAGTTGCTGTGGTGTAGCCGAAGCGCCTTGAATAAACACTCTATTGCCTGACTGTATTACAGAACAAGCTTCCTCTAAGGAAACTATTTTCATACGGGCAAAAATACAAGTTTGACAAACTATATACTAATTAAGTTTATGTGCATTCTTTTTAGATGAACGCATTTGAATTTTATTTTTTTGGGCGTGCCCTTGTGGGCAAAAGCCCACAAGGTCGGCGTGCTACGGGCTACGCTATCGCTTCGGTGCTACGCTTCGCTCCGCACCGTGCTGACGCACGCCCTTCGCATGCCTCACGCAAGGGATCTCTAAAATAACCATTTCAATGCACTTTATGCAAAGTTTTAGCTTGTAAGTACTTGTACTTCAAGATTAAACAAGGTAAAGACATCATTGCACAGGTAATTTGCGTGAGGGGCATGGAGCATGCCCGTAAGGGCAGTACGAAGCGCAGCGAAGTACCGAAGCGAAAGCGCAGTGCGGAATGCCCCGACCCTTGCGTCAGCAAGGGGCACGCCCAAAACAAAAATAAATCAAAACTTAATTACTTATTTTAGGTATAAAATAATTTGGCGCCACTCTTTATAGAAAAATGGCGCCATCCATACTTGTAAAAGTTGAGATCAGTTTTTACCTCACTACACTCAATCTAAAATGTTGAGTATGTCCGTTAAAAATAGCTGCTATCAAGTAATTTCCATTAGGTAAATCAGATACAGAAACCCGCTTTGCGTACTGACCTGTACTTACGTTATTGTCATAAAGAGTTTTGAGTTTTCTGCCTGTCAAGTCATAGATGCTAAACTCAACATTGCCTGCCGTAGTAAGTTCGTATTGTATTGTTATTGCGTCGTAAGCAGGATTAGGAGCTATGCTTTGTAACGTGAAGCCATTGGTTGTTGAGTAAATAGTAATTTCCACAGTATTGCTGTACGTATCTGAACCATCTTTGTTCACTTTTCGGATGCGATATTTGTAACTTCCTGCCCTCAAATCTGTGTCTAAATACTCATATCTTTCTTTGTCATTTGCGGGTTTCAAGGTAGCTATTTTTTGGTAGTTTAGTCCGTCTGTGCTACGTTCTACTTCAAAGTGTTTGAAAGATAAGTCGTTAGGATAAAGCCATGAAAGTATGACATTTTGATTTTGAGGTTTGCCTTCTAGTGTAAATCCTGTGGGTAAGCAAGGCAAAATAGTGGTGCTGGCTGTGGCAGTGCATCCGCTAGCATCTGTAACAGTAACAGTATAAGTAATCGGGGTAGTAGGTGGACTGGCAAATGGATCCTCACACGTAGAGCAAGATAGCCCTGTGGATGGCGACCAATTATATTTGAAGTACGTTGAAGGTGGAGTAGGGCAATGTCTGAAGCGCATATTAGGTCTGATATTAGATAACAAGAATATTGATGTGTTGGAGCAAACAGTAGAGGAGTTTTGATAGAACTGAACCGAGCAGTTATAGCCCATGTTTGTGCAGAATACAGGGCTGTTCTGTGTTGCACTACTGTTGTTGAAACAAGTTTCTACAATTAGGTTACTAGAACCATCCCAATAGTAAGGTGTGGTAAATATGTGGTCATTCCAGCCCACAGTTGGGACATAGTTTACGGGTCCATATACAGGTGTTAATCCTGTTACGAAACCGCTTAGAGTACTTGATTTAGTGCAGCCTATACTAATCGTGAAGTTATTGTAGGTAACTCCATTAGTACTTTGTACATTAAAAGAAATTCTATCTATGTTGCCAGGAGTAAGACCTGCTGCGGTTAGTTCAGATGCTCTAATGAGGAATTGATGTTTAGCGCCCCATCTTGCATTTCCATAAGGATTGGGATAGCCTGTGGTACCGTTAGTTATAGTTCCTGTGCCAACAGTATAAGTATTTTGAGGTCCAGAGCAAGCCGATGTAGCAGGGTTACAGGCAAATAAAGTAAATGGTGCTCCTCCTGAAACTGTTGCATCAATGCTAACAGGACTACCGCAATAATGGTAAGTTGCAGGTACACTAACGGACAACGGAGGTGCTACAATGATTTGTATTTCTTGTACATATACTACTGCGCCACAGTTATCAGTAGCCGTAACCGTATAGGTAGTAGTGGTAGTAGGTGCAGCTATAATAGAAGTGCCTGATGTGCTACTTAATCCCGTAGCAGGGGACCAAGTCCAGTTCCATGTGGTACCATCATAGCAATTCCCTGTTCCGTTGACTATCTCTAACTCTACTCTATCGCAATCGCCAATGGTTATAGACCCAGAAGTAGTGATATCCTTTCCGTTAGCAATGAAAGTGGGACTTGTTGCATTAAGTGCTGATTCTAGTTGAGCCGCAGAAAGTACATACACGTAAGCTAACTCTGCGCATCCCCCGGGGGGAATATTTCCCAAGTTGAAAGCAATTGAAATAGCTATGTCGGAAGTATTAGTAGAACCAATTGTTCCTGTAAATCCAACGAAATTCCATATATCGCTTGGGTCCCTATTAGAGAAGCCGCCGTATGTTACTCTTGCACGAGTGTCTTTTGTACCTAATCCGATATAAGCACTGTGTGTTAGTCCTACTGCACTTACCAAAGCTCTTGATCCCGAAGACATAGGTTGTTGGTACACTATTGTGTTTGTGGTAGTAAAGTCCCCCGTCCAGGGCTGTTCATTATCAGGGTCTACATTACGCATGTAGTAAACATTAGAGAATGTCGTAGTAGGAGAGTTATTTTGTATTCTAACACAAGTCAGAATGTAGAGAGAATCTGTGAAAATAGTAGTAGTTTGTGTGATTTGCAGTCCCATTACACTTCCTTGCCAAACTGCTTGACGGCTAGTTGGGGTAGTGTTGTAAGCTACAATACCTCCGGGTACATGTCCGCTAGGTCCTGTATCTCCAAGACCAGTGCCGCAAAGTTGGTATGTACCATAGTTGTAGTTTGTAGCGCCTATATTAAACTCGATTCCCCAGCCTTCTTCAGGGGATCCAGGCGTAAAATAATCCCCCATATAGTTGGGAAAAGTACCTGGTCCTGCAACTGTCCATCCATTACGAGGGGGATCGGCAATGAAACCAAAACGACCTGTTACGTTGGGATAGTAGCCTGCGGGAGGTATAGCACTTACTCCATAAGTTCCACAGCTTCCCACAGCCATTTGAACGAAGTTTCTTTCAAGATAGCAGTTTCCTCCTACAATTTGCGCCAGACCTTGTACACTCAGTCCTGTCAGAGCAAGGATGTAAAAATATATTTTTTTCATGTATACTTCGTTTTAGTTTTCTGTTGTTCAAGGATGTAAACGCAAAATAAGTATAATAGTTACAAGAATGCAAGCTTACAATCACCAAGACTAAGCTGTTATCCGTATTGGATTCTAAATAACTAAATAAGTAGTAAGATAGCAGCAATTACCACTAGGTTGAGTATGGACAAAGGTAGAAAAACTTTCCAACCAATATTCATCAATTGATTATACTTAAATCGCGGCAAAGTCCAGCGCACCCAAATAAACACAAAAATTAAGAAAGATACTTTCAATAAGAACATCAAAAGCTCTAAAATAGAGAGCAAGTTGGGATTCAAACTATCAGCGAATAGACCTTGAAAAGGAATACGGTATCCGCCTAAAAATAAAATACTTGTGATGGCTGATGCTGTAAACATATTTACATACTCGCTCAAAAAGAAAGTACCAAACTTCATAGAACTATATTCAGTATGAAAACCTCCTACTAATTCTTGTTCTGCTTCAGCAAGGTCAAAAGGTGCACGATTGCATTCAGCAAAGGCACAGGTAAAAAATATCAAAAATCCTATGGGGTTACGAAATATATTCCATACTGTTGTTTGGGCATCTATAATACTGCTTAGTCTTAAATACTCACTTTGAGTGGAAAAATAGTTTGTTAGTAAAATTACGCTAACAACTGATATTCCCATAGCCAACTCATAAGAAATCATTTGAGCAGAAGATCGTAGTCCGCCTAATAAAGCATATTTGCTGTTACTACTCCACCCCGATAGCGTAATTCCATACACAGCAATAGAAGTAATAGCAAGAGTATATAGTATTCCTATATTTACATCAGCAATGTAGATATTGTGAGCAAAAGGAATAAGGGCTACAGCAGATAGGGCAACCAAAAGCGAAATAACAGGAGCTAAAAAGTGAGCAAAACGATTAGAGATGCTCGGGACAATATCTTCTTTGATGAAAAGCTTTAGCACATCAGCAAAAGGTTGTAATAATCCCCAAGGTCCCACACGGTTAGGTCCTTCTCTTTGTTGAATAAAAGCTGCTATTTTGCGCTCCGCATATACCATGCCTGCTGCGGCTGTAATAAGTCCCCCTACAATAGAGATGATAGTAATTAAAATGCGGCCTAATTCGGTAAAGTCCATATATTATATGCAGTGCCAAAAGTAGAAATAAATGTGAAAAATACACAATTTTGCTCACAAAAACTTTCAAAACTTGCCAAGACTTTAACTGTAAAACATTGATAATCAAATATATAAAAAATTAAATCGGAACATAAGTTAAATAGTAGTTGAATTTCAGCTTAGTCAAAGTTTGTTTTTTTAAGTATAAAAGCCGTATTTTGGGCTATGGCAACACAAAGAACTGCTCTGTATGATGTTCATGTATCTTTGGGGGCAAAAATGGTCGTTTTTGCAGGCTTTGAGATGCCTGTGCGATATACAGGAGAAATAGAAGAACATCTTGCTGTGCGCAATAGCGTAGGTATTTTTGACGTATCGCACATGGGTGAGTTTATTATTCGTGGCAAAGATGCTTTACCTTTTTTGCAGTACGTAACTTCTAACGATGTAAGCAAACTTACTATAAATAAAGCGCAATATTCTTGCTTACCTAATGATAAAGGTGGGATTGTAGATGACATTATTGTGTACAGATTAGCCGAAGCCCAATACATGATGGTAGTTAATGCAGCCAATATTCAAAAAGACTGGGATTGGCTAAATCAACACAAAAATGAGTTTGAGGTAGAATTAGTAGATATTTCTGCTCGTACAAGTTTGTTTGCTATACAAGGTAAAAATGCTCTGCATACCCTTCAAAAGCTAACTTCTACTAACCTTAAAGAAGTTACCTATTATTCTTGCGTACGAACACAGTTTAATGGTATAGACAATGTGATTATTGCCGCCACAGGCTATACAGGCGAACCTGGCTTTGAAGTATTTTTTGATGCCCAACACTCTGCTTCAATGTGGAATGCTATTTTAGAAGCAGGTAAAGAATTTGGTATCAAGCCTATTGGACTTGGAGCAAGAGATACCTTACGCTTAGAAATGGGCTACTGTCTATATGGAAATGATATCAATGATGAAACTTCTCCGTTAGAAGCAGGATTGGGCTGGATTACAAAATTTCAAAAAGGCAAGTTTATAGGTTCAGAAGTTTTTTTAGCTCAAAAGGAAAAAGGTGTACAAAAGCACTTGATAGGTTTTGTGATGCAACAAGATAAAGCCATACCTCGCGCAGGCTACGAAATTACAGATGCATCAGGTAATGTAATAGGCAAAGTTACTTCGGGAACACAATCCCCTGTATTAAAGCAAGGAATTGGATTAGGTTATGTACCCAGCAGTTACAAAGAGGGTGATGTTGTGTACATAAAAATACGAGATAAACTTAGCCCTGCTATTTTGAAAAAACCTCCGTTTGTTCAAGTACAGAAAGCATAGCAGATAGCATGCATGAAACAAAAAATTAGTAAGCGTGCCAATTTTTTGCTTCTAAATTAATCTAACCTACAATACAAGAATATCTACTTTTTACAATAAAAAATGTATGTTTTTAGAACTTGATAAGAATAAAAAATGCTTAAAACAAAGGTTTGAATAATTTTTAAAATTTTTTACATAATTTAATGCATTTTTATTTGTTAAAATCCTATCTTTGCTGGGTAAGTAACTAACTCTATGAAAAGACTACTATTACTTTTTCTACTATGCTTTGAATGGCTTGCGATACAAAAACTTATCGCTAAAAACCAAGCTGCTGATAAATTATTTTTTATAGAAAATAAAGGGCAATGGCATAATGATGTTTTTTACCTTTGCCGATTAAAAGGATTGGATATCTGGATTACAAAGTATGGAGTCAATTATACTTTTTACAAGGTAGAACAAGATAAAACCTTTGGACATTCCTACTTTACCAAAAAGCATAGAGATGAAGTTGATGTAAGCCATATAATAGGTCATAGAGTAATTTTTGAGTTACTAAACTCAAACTCTAATCCTGTAAAACAAGGTCTGCAGCAACAACAAGGATACTATAACTACTTTATCGGCAACGATGAGAAAAAACATGCCACTTACGTAGGATTATACAAGGAGGTACGAATTCAAAACATTTACGAAGGTATTGACATACGGTACTATTTTGATAAAGGCAGTCTACGCTATGATTTTATTGTACATCCGTATGCTGACCCAAGTCAAATTGCTTTCAAGCTGTATGGACAAGATAAAGTCTATCAAAAAGGAGCTAACAAACTAGCCTTTACTACAATATTCGGAGAAGTTGAGATGGCTGAACTAAAAACATATCAACAGTACAAAACTGTTCCTAGCAAGTTTGTAAAACAAAATGAAATATGGCAGATAGATATAGCAAAATATAATCCTTCTGAAACCCTTATAATAGACCCAATAGTTTATTCAACCTACATAGGTGGAACAGATAATGACCACAGCAATGACATGTTTGTAGACCCTTCTGAATGCGTTTATGTTACAGGGAACTCCACATCTATTAACTATGACATTACTCCAGGTGTATTTCAAACCACAAACGCTGGCGGATTTGACGTGTTTGTAACTAAGCTCAATAACACAGGCACATCTCTAATTTTTTCTACTTTTATAGGTGGCACTAATGATGATTTTAGTGATGGGATATTTGTAGATGGCATAGGTTCAATATACATTGCAGGTAGAACTCTCTCTTCAAATTATGACGTAACAAGTGGCGCATATCAAACTACTTTATCAGGTACATCAGATATATTTGTTACTAAACTTAATGCTACGGGTACAGCACTAATTTATTCTACGTTTATTGGCGGTAGTGCAGATGAACGTGCCAACGGAATTTTTGTCAATAGTGCAGGGGAGTTATACTTAACAGGCTGGACAAGCTCTACTAACTACGATATTACACCAGGTGCATATCAAAATACAAATGCAGGTGGGCGAGATGTGGTAGTTACAAAGCTAAATTCAGCAGGAAATACATTAATTTATTCTACTTACATAGGGGGAAGCAATTGGGAAGAAGGCGAGGATATTTCAGTAGATGCTTCAGGTACAGCTTATATCACGGGCTATACCTATTCTACTAATTATGACGTTACAGCCTTATCTTATCAAAATACTCATGGTGGTGGTACAGGAGATGCGTTTGTTTCTCGCTTAAATGCCACAGGTACAACTTTGTTACAGTCTACTTATCTTGGCGGTAGTGGCTGGGACGAAGCTAATGACTTAACTCTTAAAGGTACAGGCGTATATATCACAGGTTTTACTGAATCATCTAATTTTGATATAACACCAGGCGTGTACCAAACCACAAACGGAGGAAACAGAGATGTATTTGTAACTCAAATGAACCTTTTACTTAGCAGCTTAGTCTATTCTACTTACTTAGGCGGAAATAATAACGAAGAAGCTATTAGCATATACGTAGATGCTCATGGGGCTGCTTATGTTACGGGCTGGACAGCTTCGCATAACTACGATGTTACTTGGAATGCCTACCAAAATACAAATGGCGGAAATGATGATGTGTTTATTAGCATGCTTAGCCCTGATGGAGTTCATTTACAATACTCTACTTATTTAGGCGGTAGTAACGATGACACAGGCTTTGATGTGTTTGTAGACGCCGCTTTCAATGCTTATGTTACAGGTCGTACAAATTCTACAAATTACGATATAACTAGCGGCGCCTATCAGACTACCCTAGGAGGATTAAATGATGTGTTTGTTACTAAAATAGGACTTACACCATTACCTATTTCAGGGATTTCTTTACATGCTGCATATATCTCTACCGAACATAGTATTTCACTTACATGGAATAGCACGACTTCTAATATTAACGTTTATCAAATAGAAAAGCTTTCTAACCAACAATGGCAACAGATAGCTGTTATACCCGCAGCTGATACCAACCCTATCTATACATATTTAGATAAAGATTTATCAAGCTCTCAAATAAGTTATCGTGTTCATGCCAAAGATAAAGACGGCAATAGCTACTACTCGAATATACAAACAGTTTTAGTTCCCAACTTTACACAAGAGTTTTATGTCTATCCTAACCCTACATCTGACTACATTTACCTAGAAAACAAGTCTAACTTTACACAAGAGTATGCACTACTCAATAGTGAGGGAAAAACTGTACGTATTCTTACAGTCCTTCAAGGTACAAATTACATTCAATTGAATGACTTACCCCCTGGTACGTATATACTCCGTGAAAATAAAACTGGTAAGAGTCAAAAACTTATCATTGAGTAGTTGGACCTGAACAATCGCTACACGAGCTGCTTTCATAAGATAACGATAACTTTTTACATCTCACATTTTGAAGTATAGTCAAAGACCTTGATTTTTGCGAAAAAATGTACAAAGGTCTTTGGACTGTATGGGCTGCCTTTGCTTTTTCTGTGTGTATTCGACTGCCTTTTTTAGGAAAGAAACTGGAAGGTTTTGGACACCAAGAATGGTTAGCAGGGCATACTTTGATTATTTTGAAAATATGGCAAAAAGAAGGAATTCAAACACATCACTACGGACTACCTTACACATTTTACCGAAAAGCAGATAAATACATCCCATTTATTCCTGGGATAATGGATAAAAAAGGAAATGGATACTATGTTTCTTATCCCCCATTTGCCTTTTATGTACTGTACCTTATTATATCCGTTCTAAAAATTGAGCCCAATGAACTTTTTTTACAAATAGTAACACTTTTGATACAATGTTGGATAGGAATTTTGATATATCAATTGCTATTACGCATGCAATTTTCTGTACAAACAGCAGCCTTTACTGGTGCGGCATACTTTTTTTTACCCATATCTATGCGGTATCATACTCAAGCCTACTTTTGTGATATAGCCGCTCAAATAGGAATTATGTTAGTTTTGATAGCATACCAATTCTACCTAAACAGGTTTTCTTTTTCGTCTGCTGTTTGGGTAGGATTAGCTTTGTTTATACTTACTTTTACAGAGTGGATAGGCTTTTTTTTGTGTACAACAATTGTTTTTTATACTTTGAGAAGTTCGCAATTGAGTAGAAAGACAAAAACACTTCATATTTTATTTTGGATATTTTGCACGGCAAGCGGTGTACTTTTAACTTTTTGGATATATGCCCAAATAGCAGGTACAAAAGCACTTTGGCAGGCGCTTTTACAAAAAGCGTCGCAAAGAGTAGTTGCTGATACAAATCTTTACTTTTCTCGTTGGGAATTAAACACTTACACAACAATACTGCATTCTTATATAGCGCATTTTTATCCCGTTATACCTGCTATAACACTGATGTGGATTACAAAAAGAAGTAAAGAACAGGAAGACAAGCTAAAAAAGGCTTATATAATTTTAGGAATTACTTTTTGGGCAGTTATATTGCACCATTGGATATTTTTGAACTTTACCGCAGAAAATGACTTTTCTATCCTTAAAACAAGTATCGTCATTTTGATAGTATGGGCTATTTTGATAGAAAAACAAAGGCAATTAAGGCTTAGTGTGTGGATTAGCAGCATAATACTAGTAGCAAACGCATTGTATATGACTGCAAAAAGTGTTTCTATTCCAAAAACAAACAAAATACAAGCTTTTGCAAGCAAATTAGTGTCTTTTAG is a genomic window containing:
- a CDS encoding SBBP repeat-containing protein, with the protein product MKRLLLLFLLCFEWLAIQKLIAKNQAADKLFFIENKGQWHNDVFYLCRLKGLDIWITKYGVNYTFYKVEQDKTFGHSYFTKKHRDEVDVSHIIGHRVIFELLNSNSNPVKQGLQQQQGYYNYFIGNDEKKHATYVGLYKEVRIQNIYEGIDIRYYFDKGSLRYDFIVHPYADPSQIAFKLYGQDKVYQKGANKLAFTTIFGEVEMAELKTYQQYKTVPSKFVKQNEIWQIDIAKYNPSETLIIDPIVYSTYIGGTDNDHSNDMFVDPSECVYVTGNSTSINYDITPGVFQTTNAGGFDVFVTKLNNTGTSLIFSTFIGGTNDDFSDGIFVDGIGSIYIAGRTLSSNYDVTSGAYQTTLSGTSDIFVTKLNATGTALIYSTFIGGSADERANGIFVNSAGELYLTGWTSSTNYDITPGAYQNTNAGGRDVVVTKLNSAGNTLIYSTYIGGSNWEEGEDISVDASGTAYITGYTYSTNYDVTALSYQNTHGGGTGDAFVSRLNATGTTLLQSTYLGGSGWDEANDLTLKGTGVYITGFTESSNFDITPGVYQTTNGGNRDVFVTQMNLLLSSLVYSTYLGGNNNEEAISIYVDAHGAAYVTGWTASHNYDVTWNAYQNTNGGNDDVFISMLSPDGVHLQYSTYLGGSNDDTGFDVFVDAAFNAYVTGRTNSTNYDITSGAYQTTLGGLNDVFVTKIGLTPLPISGISLHAAYISTEHSISLTWNSTTSNINVYQIEKLSNQQWQQIAVIPAADTNPIYTYLDKDLSSSQISYRVHAKDKDGNSYYSNIQTVLVPNFTQEFYVYPNPTSDYIYLENKSNFTQEYALLNSEGKTVRILTVLQGTNYIQLNDLPPGTYILRENKTGKSQKLIIE
- the gcvT gene encoding glycine cleavage system aminomethyltransferase GcvT, translating into MATQRTALYDVHVSLGAKMVVFAGFEMPVRYTGEIEEHLAVRNSVGIFDVSHMGEFIIRGKDALPFLQYVTSNDVSKLTINKAQYSCLPNDKGGIVDDIIVYRLAEAQYMMVVNAANIQKDWDWLNQHKNEFEVELVDISARTSLFAIQGKNALHTLQKLTSTNLKEVTYYSCVRTQFNGIDNVIIAATGYTGEPGFEVFFDAQHSASMWNAILEAGKEFGIKPIGLGARDTLRLEMGYCLYGNDINDETSPLEAGLGWITKFQKGKFIGSEVFLAQKEKGVQKHLIGFVMQQDKAIPRAGYEITDASGNVIGKVTSGTQSPVLKQGIGLGYVPSSYKEGDVVYIKIRDKLSPAILKKPPFVQVQKA
- the nuoH gene encoding NADH-quinone oxidoreductase subunit NuoH, with the translated sequence MDFTELGRILITIISIVGGLITAAAGMVYAERKIAAFIQQREGPNRVGPWGLLQPFADVLKLFIKEDIVPSISNRFAHFLAPVISLLVALSAVALIPFAHNIYIADVNIGILYTLAITSIAVYGITLSGWSSNSKYALLGGLRSSAQMISYELAMGISVVSVILLTNYFSTQSEYLRLSSIIDAQTTVWNIFRNPIGFLIFFTCAFAECNRAPFDLAEAEQELVGGFHTEYSSMKFGTFFLSEYVNMFTASAITSILFLGGYRIPFQGLFADSLNPNLLSILELLMFLLKVSFLIFVFIWVRWTLPRFKYNQLMNIGWKVFLPLSILNLVVIAAILLLI